From Acinetobacter suaedae, one genomic window encodes:
- the glyQ gene encoding glycine--tRNA ligase subunit alpha — translation MSRAISHIDTFQGLILALQNYWAEQGCVVLQPYDMEMGAGTFHTATFLRALGPETWNAAYVQPSRRPKDGRYGENPNRLQHYYQFQVVLKPNPDNIQQLYLDSLKAIGIDTLTHDIRFVEDNWESPTLGAWGLGWEVWLNGMEVTQFTYFQQVGGVECYPVTGEITYGLERLAMYLQGVDSVYDLVWTKGQFGTVTYGDVFHQNEVEQSTYNFEYAPVDKLFELFDFYEAEAARLMEAELPLPAYEQVIKASHSFNLLDARGAISVTERQRYILRVRTLARSIAQSYVAARAKLGFPMAEPHLRDEVLAQLKAQVEFDAAQAEKAKENK, via the coding sequence ATGAGTCGTGCTATATCGCATATTGATACATTTCAGGGCTTAATTCTTGCCCTACAAAACTATTGGGCGGAGCAAGGCTGCGTCGTATTACAACCATATGATATGGAAATGGGTGCAGGTACATTCCACACTGCAACTTTCTTACGCGCATTAGGTCCAGAAACTTGGAACGCGGCTTATGTTCAACCTTCACGCCGTCCGAAAGATGGTCGTTATGGTGAGAACCCAAACCGCTTACAACACTATTATCAGTTCCAAGTGGTACTTAAGCCAAACCCAGACAATATCCAACAGCTGTATCTTGATTCGTTAAAAGCGATCGGCATCGATACCCTAACGCACGATATTCGCTTCGTAGAAGACAACTGGGAATCTCCAACTCTTGGTGCTTGGGGCTTAGGTTGGGAAGTTTGGCTCAATGGTATGGAAGTGACTCAATTCACTTACTTCCAGCAAGTCGGTGGTGTTGAATGCTACCCTGTTACTGGTGAAATCACATACGGTTTAGAACGTCTTGCGATGTACCTTCAAGGTGTAGACTCAGTTTACGATCTTGTTTGGACCAAAGGTCAGTTCGGCACAGTGACTTATGGTGATGTATTCCATCAAAATGAAGTGGAACAATCGACCTATAACTTTGAATATGCGCCAGTCGATAAATTATTTGAATTATTCGATTTCTATGAAGCTGAAGCAGCTCGTTTAATGGAGGCTGAACTTCCACTTCCTGCTTATGAGCAAGTGATTAAAGCATCGCATAGCTTTAACTTATTAGATGCGCGTGGTGCGATTTCTGTAACTGAGCGTCAACGTTATATTTTACGTGTTCGTACCTTAGCGCGTTCAATCGCTCAAAGTTATGTGGCTGCGCGTGCGAAACTCGGTTTCCCAATGGCAGAACCACATTTACGTGATGAAGTATTAGCGCAGTTAAAAGCACAAGTTGAGTTCGATGCAGCCCAAGCTGAAAAAGCGAAGGAGAATAAATAA
- a CDS encoding putative DNA modification/repair radical SAM protein, whose product MSDRIREKLQILADAAKYDVSCSSSGSDRKNKDKGLGDASRSGICHSYTEDGRCVSLLKILFSNVCIFDCAYCVSRRSNDVKRAAFTVQEVVDLTINFYRRNYIEGLFLSSGIFKSADHTMERMLQVVKKLRLEENFNGYIHLKTIPGASPELIHEAGLYADRMSINLEMPTEIGLKAFAPEKSHQEVQKDLGLVRDRLIQLKDERQIIKHVPKYVPAGQTTQMVVGAHQETDQDVLVMADRHYKEFKLKRVYFSGYIPINTENNYLPAVGSAPPLLRENRLYQSDWLMRFYGFEVNEIVNEKHPHLDLDVDPKLSWALRHPEQFPVDLNRADYRMILRVPGIGVKSAKKIVQARRFGKIHTDLLKQLGVAYSRAKFFIRCEDSPRFQKELSTTDIRQQILMQGSSKYVKQLSPQLSLGF is encoded by the coding sequence ATGTCTGATCGCATTCGTGAAAAATTGCAAATTCTTGCGGACGCTGCCAAATATGATGTGTCCTGTTCTTCCAGTGGTAGTGACCGTAAAAATAAAGACAAGGGCCTAGGTGATGCCAGTCGGTCAGGGATTTGCCATAGCTATACTGAAGATGGTCGTTGTGTTTCATTACTGAAAATCCTGTTCAGTAATGTCTGTATTTTTGATTGTGCTTATTGTGTGTCACGCCGTTCTAATGACGTCAAACGTGCTGCATTTACCGTACAAGAAGTGGTTGATCTGACCATTAATTTTTATCGTCGTAATTATATAGAGGGATTATTCCTTAGCTCAGGCATTTTTAAATCCGCAGACCATACGATGGAGCGGATGCTTCAAGTGGTGAAAAAACTACGTCTAGAAGAAAATTTTAATGGCTATATTCACCTCAAAACCATTCCAGGTGCATCGCCTGAACTGATTCATGAAGCAGGGCTTTATGCTGACCGTATGAGCATTAATTTAGAAATGCCAACTGAGATCGGATTAAAAGCGTTTGCCCCTGAAAAATCACATCAAGAAGTGCAAAAAGATTTAGGTTTGGTTCGAGATCGACTGATTCAACTCAAAGATGAACGTCAAATTATTAAGCATGTGCCGAAATATGTACCCGCAGGGCAGACCACACAGATGGTGGTCGGCGCACATCAGGAAACAGATCAAGATGTGTTGGTAATGGCAGATCGACATTACAAAGAATTTAAACTCAAACGTGTCTATTTCTCAGGCTATATTCCAATTAATACAGAAAATAACTATTTACCAGCAGTCGGTTCTGCACCGCCATTATTAAGGGAAAATCGACTGTATCAAAGTGATTGGTTGATGCGTTTTTATGGTTTTGAAGTCAATGAAATCGTCAATGAAAAGCATCCACATTTAGATTTGGATGTAGACCCAAAACTGAGTTGGGCATTACGTCATCCAGAACAGTTTCCAGTGGATTTAAATCGTGCTGACTATCGCATGATCCTTCGTGTACCCGGTATCGGAGTGAAATCAGCCAAGAAAATCGTACAAGCGCGTCGTTTTGGCAAGATACATACTGATTTACTGAAACAACTCGGTGTGGCGTATTCACGTGCCAAGTTTTTTATTCGTTGTGAAGACAGTCCACGGTTTCAAAAGGAACTTTCTACGACTGACATTCGTCAACAGATATTAATGCAGGGTTCATCTAAATACGTGAAACAACTGTCACCACAGCTGAGTTTAGGATTCTAA
- a CDS encoding TIGR03915 family putative DNA repair protein, translating to MLSDTVVYYYFDGSMVGLLNCVFRAFQFKEFHVQLCLNQGAQHGLFATVVEIPNHAQRVWSALQRKLSHSSLRQFYFAYLSESLDAYQHLFNYCIYVFRHQHSVEKNYSHPSVLAISQWTKKVGREKHRMEAFVRFKKTTDGLFLSLVRPDFNVLPLIQPHFKRRYQDQRWLIYDEQRKYGLYYDLCEIHEVSLEAHQIDCNIGNGASQNFQLELDEHEELYDQLWKDYFNSINIKERQNVKLHVQYLPKRYWRYLNEKII from the coding sequence ATGCTCAGTGATACGGTGGTTTATTACTACTTTGATGGATCAATGGTGGGTTTGCTTAACTGTGTATTTCGTGCGTTCCAATTTAAAGAATTCCACGTGCAACTCTGTTTAAACCAAGGCGCACAGCATGGTTTATTCGCGACGGTGGTTGAAATTCCAAATCATGCGCAACGTGTTTGGTCAGCCTTACAGCGGAAATTATCGCATTCATCTTTGAGACAATTTTATTTTGCCTATTTATCAGAATCCTTGGATGCCTATCAGCATTTATTTAATTACTGTATCTATGTCTTTCGACATCAACATTCAGTTGAGAAAAATTATTCGCATCCCAGTGTTTTAGCAATTTCGCAATGGACCAAAAAGGTGGGACGCGAAAAGCATCGCATGGAAGCTTTTGTGCGTTTTAAGAAAACCACAGATGGATTGTTTTTAAGTTTGGTTCGCCCAGATTTTAATGTATTGCCTTTGATTCAACCGCATTTTAAACGTCGTTATCAAGATCAACGTTGGTTGATTTATGATGAACAACGCAAATATGGTCTGTACTATGATTTGTGCGAGATCCATGAAGTCTCTTTAGAAGCCCATCAGATAGACTGTAATATTGGAAATGGTGCCAGTCAAAATTTTCAATTAGAATTAGATGAACACGAAGAATTATATGATCAGCTTTGGAAAGATTATTTTAATAGTATTAATATTAAAGAGCGTCAGAATGTGAAATTGCATGTGCAGTATTTACCAAAACGTTATTGGCGCTATCTCAATGAAAAAATTATCTAA
- a CDS encoding YncE family protein, whose amino-acid sequence MNRLKQTYLLSVLFSSVLLSACGGSSNSSSSSSNTQKPEQPAQSHEGRLAIANADTERPSLSVYDLKDQKVIDTKALNYMPSAMYSSPQLRYAVMLSRNNGVVQFADGGVFTQSNQLKINTPNILTFQLSGATPAHYRSFNGMAALFYDGSDTEVSKFDVFNDGMITQKIIATQQLPKRHHGVAEPRGEYVLSTYLPTDASTLSIVKSYHIHGDHFHEEQTLTNPCNRLHGAASIAKYAAFGCEDGVLVVEQKKDAFVDKKVFIDQRISTIAGHEKINQFAAFASGTHDLFIVDPEKLNAMSLNWSVGAKELDGTTAVRRLQQSFDATGRYLAILDSMGAVHVIDTQTWQRLGQIQAIQNVIGGELAKSRLVVNAASDTLFINNTEAKTIIELDLKNLKIKQTIQLNDVPNTFTWLGVVKN is encoded by the coding sequence ATGAATAGGTTAAAACAAACTTATCTACTAAGTGTTTTATTCAGCAGTGTGTTGTTGTCAGCATGTGGGGGGAGTAGTAACTCATCTAGCTCATCATCAAATACACAAAAGCCAGAACAGCCAGCTCAAAGTCATGAAGGTCGTCTAGCCATTGCCAATGCGGATACAGAACGTCCTTCGTTATCGGTCTATGACCTTAAAGATCAGAAAGTGATTGATACCAAAGCATTAAATTACATGCCTTCAGCGATGTATAGCAGCCCTCAATTACGTTATGCAGTGATGTTGAGCCGTAATAATGGGGTGGTGCAATTTGCTGATGGTGGTGTCTTTACGCAAAGCAACCAACTCAAAATCAATACACCTAATATCTTAACGTTCCAATTGAGTGGTGCAACGCCTGCACATTATCGTAGTTTCAATGGTATGGCGGCGTTGTTCTATGATGGTAGCGATACAGAGGTGTCTAAGTTTGATGTGTTCAATGACGGCATGATCACTCAGAAAATTATAGCCACTCAACAGCTGCCAAAAAGACATCATGGTGTTGCTGAACCACGTGGTGAGTATGTGTTAAGTACTTATCTGCCAACAGATGCAAGCACATTAAGCATAGTCAAAAGCTATCATATTCATGGTGATCACTTCCATGAAGAGCAGACTTTAACCAATCCATGTAATCGTTTACATGGAGCAGCCTCGATTGCTAAATATGCTGCATTTGGCTGTGAAGATGGTGTTTTGGTCGTCGAACAGAAGAAAGATGCATTTGTAGATAAAAAGGTTTTTATTGACCAACGAATTTCTACCATTGCAGGGCATGAAAAAATTAATCAGTTTGCTGCTTTTGCATCAGGTACACATGATTTATTTATTGTTGATCCTGAAAAATTAAATGCAATGAGCTTAAATTGGTCAGTAGGTGCGAAAGAATTAGATGGGACAACGGCTGTTCGACGTTTACAGCAAAGTTTTGATGCGACAGGGCGCTATCTCGCGATTTTAGATAGTATGGGAGCTGTACATGTCATTGATACACAAACTTGGCAACGTCTTGGTCAGATCCAAGCGATTCAAAATGTAATTGGTGGTGAGCTTGCTAAAAGCCGTTTAGTGGTCAATGCCGCTTCGGATACGCTATTTATCAATAACACTGAAGCAAAAACCATTATTGAACTTGATTTGAAAAACTTAAAAATCAAGCAAACCATTCAATTGAATGATGTACCAAACACCTTTACTTGGTTAGGGGTAGTAAAAAATTAA
- a CDS encoding SLC13 family permease: MNVPHLETPTNAMPKGVLRGWVIIAIAALLSFGLYEILPYEQNANKGLSLLFFIGVLWLTEAIHITITALMVPVLAVLIGMPSVGSNDEVSPITTTKALSTFADPIIFLFFGGFALATALHVQKLDRKIAMWVIALSRGHLGLAVLAICIVTAFLSMWISNTATAAMMLPLALGLLTHLDIAKERKTFVFILLGIAYSANIGGLGTLVGSPPNAIAAKALGYDFADWMKIGLPLMLLIFPAMLISLYFILRPKLNHRIEFKAESIPWNRDRLLTMILFIVTAIGWIFGKSVSEKFGISQPDTWVALSAACMVVILGIATWKDISDNTDWGVLMLFGGGLTLSAVLKDSGSSLVLGQTLANAFGDASPFVVIVVVAAFIIFLTELTSNTASAALLVPVFAAIAAQMGLPKEILVIVIGIGASCAFMLPVATPPNAIVFGTGHIQQSEMMKVGFMLNVLCVAVVSIFIYLFFL; the protein is encoded by the coding sequence ATGAATGTTCCTCACTTAGAAACACCAACCAATGCGATGCCGAAAGGCGTGCTACGCGGTTGGGTGATTATTGCGATTGCAGCCTTGCTGTCATTCGGTTTATATGAAATTCTCCCTTATGAGCAAAATGCCAACAAAGGTTTAAGTTTATTATTCTTTATTGGTGTTTTATGGCTCACAGAAGCAATCCACATCACCATTACAGCACTTATGGTTCCTGTGCTCGCTGTACTCATCGGAATGCCAAGTGTAGGCAGCAATGATGAAGTCAGTCCGATCACAACCACTAAAGCTCTGAGCACTTTCGCTGACCCAATTATTTTCCTATTTTTCGGGGGTTTTGCTCTAGCAACAGCATTACATGTGCAAAAGCTTGACCGAAAGATTGCAATGTGGGTGATCGCCTTATCACGTGGACATTTGGGCTTAGCGGTCTTGGCGATCTGTATTGTGACTGCCTTTTTGTCAATGTGGATTTCGAATACAGCAACCGCAGCGATGATGCTCCCTCTTGCATTAGGCTTATTAACACATTTAGATATTGCTAAAGAACGTAAAACCTTTGTTTTTATTTTGCTGGGGATCGCTTATTCAGCCAACATTGGCGGTTTAGGAACATTGGTTGGTTCACCACCAAACGCAATTGCGGCAAAAGCTTTAGGCTATGATTTCGCGGACTGGATGAAAATCGGCTTACCGCTGATGTTATTAATTTTCCCTGCCATGCTCATCAGTCTATATTTCATTTTACGTCCTAAATTAAATCACCGAATTGAGTTTAAAGCTGAATCGATTCCTTGGAATCGCGACCGTCTACTGACCATGATTTTATTTATTGTCACTGCAATCGGTTGGATTTTTGGCAAAAGCGTAAGTGAGAAATTCGGAATCAGCCAACCAGATACATGGGTCGCCCTGAGCGCTGCGTGTATGGTGGTGATTTTAGGTATTGCCACATGGAAAGATATTTCAGATAACACTGATTGGGGCGTATTGATGCTCTTCGGCGGTGGTTTAACTTTAAGTGCGGTTTTAAAAGATTCAGGCTCTTCATTGGTGCTGGGCCAAACACTAGCCAATGCTTTCGGCGATGCCTCTCCATTCGTTGTGATTGTTGTGGTCGCAGCCTTTATTATTTTCTTAACCGAGTTGACCAGTAATACTGCATCTGCAGCTTTATTGGTTCCTGTATTTGCTGCAATTGCTGCGCAAATGGGGTTACCAAAAGAAATTCTTGTGATTGTGATTGGTATCGGTGCGTCATGTGCCTTTATGCTTCCTGTTGCAACGCCACCAAATGCGATTGTATTTGGTACTGGGCATATTCAACAAAGTGAAATGATGAAAGTCGGCTTTATGTTGAATGTATTGTGTGTGGCGGTCGTGTCGATCTTTATCTACCTCTTCTTCCTCTAA